One Rahnella aceris genomic window carries:
- the amiC gene encoding N-acetylmuramoyl-L-alanine amidase AmiC produces MTDDTHNPGRRRLLQTVAASWMLSVSKVGFAASSQVIAVRIWPSSTYTRITLESSTPLKYKQFLLSDPPRVVVDIEGVHLNSVLKGLGEKIQQSDPYIRQARVGQFDTKTVRLVFELKRTINPHVFTLKPVAEFHNRLVIDLYPQEGEISAQDDPLLALLEDYNRGDVARTLPPETKKDGQAGRSRPLVIMLDPGHGGEDPGAIGKYKTREKDVVLQIGRRLQKLIAREPNMKAHMTRNEDVFIPLKVRVAKARKLRADLFISIHADAFTSRAARGSSVFALSTKGATSSAARFLAQTQNESDLIGGVSKSGDRYLDHTMFDLVQTATISDSLKFGKEVLTRMGKINHLHKNKVDQAGFAVLKAPDIPSILVETAFISNINEEKKLRTAHFQQQVAESILAGIKAYFAQGGMSTMG; encoded by the coding sequence ATGACTGACGATACTCACAATCCCGGAAGACGACGCCTCCTGCAAACCGTAGCTGCTTCCTGGATGCTCAGCGTGAGTAAAGTAGGTTTTGCGGCCAGCTCACAGGTTATTGCCGTACGCATCTGGCCCTCGTCTACTTATACCCGAATCACCCTCGAATCCAGCACGCCCTTAAAATATAAGCAGTTTCTGCTCAGTGATCCGCCACGCGTTGTGGTGGATATCGAAGGCGTGCATCTCAACAGTGTGCTCAAGGGACTGGGTGAAAAAATCCAGCAAAGTGATCCTTACATCCGGCAGGCGCGGGTGGGGCAGTTTGATACCAAAACGGTGCGTCTGGTGTTTGAGCTAAAGCGTACAATCAATCCGCATGTCTTCACGCTGAAACCGGTCGCTGAATTCCATAACCGGCTGGTGATCGATTTGTATCCGCAAGAAGGTGAGATCAGTGCTCAGGATGATCCGCTGCTGGCGTTACTGGAAGATTACAACCGCGGAGATGTCGCGAGAACATTACCGCCGGAAACGAAGAAAGACGGCCAGGCGGGGCGAAGCCGGCCACTGGTGATTATGCTTGATCCCGGCCATGGCGGTGAAGATCCGGGAGCCATTGGCAAATACAAGACCCGTGAGAAAGATGTCGTGTTGCAGATTGGCCGCAGATTACAGAAGCTGATTGCGCGTGAACCCAATATGAAAGCGCATATGACCCGCAATGAAGACGTGTTTATTCCGCTCAAAGTCCGCGTGGCAAAGGCACGAAAACTGCGGGCAGACCTTTTTATCTCTATCCACGCAGATGCCTTTACCAGTCGGGCAGCAAGAGGCTCATCGGTTTTTGCGTTGTCGACCAAAGGCGCCACCAGTTCCGCAGCACGTTTTCTCGCACAAACGCAGAATGAATCTGACCTGATAGGCGGCGTCAGTAAAAGTGGCGACCGGTATCTGGATCACACGATGTTTGATCTGGTTCAGACGGCAACCATCAGCGATAGCCTGAAATTTGGCAAAGAAGTGCTGACGCGCATGGGAAAGATTAATCATCTGCACAAAAATAAAGTGGATCAGGCCGGATTCGCGGTATTGAAAGCGCCGGATATTCCGTCGATTCTGGTCGAAACGGCGTTTATCAGTAACATTAATGAAGAGAAAAAATTGCGGACTGCGCATTTTCAGCAGCAGGTGGCGGAGTCAATTCTGGCCGGGATCAAAGCGTATTTCGCACAAGGCGGGATGTCGACGATGGGATGA
- the mltA gene encoding murein transglycosylase A yields the protein MKGRWSKYLLGGLVLAVLAGCSSRPTDRGQQYKDGRLDNALEYVNEPNATGKPVNALDYSNQVAAVQIASSSLYGRNNTTFQAVEQWLRSGADTRNLSQYGISAYQMEGADNFGNVQLTGYYTPVVQARYTRQGEFQYPLYRMPPKRGRLPDRASIYSGALSDNYVVAWTNSLMDNFMMEVQGSGYVDYGDGRPFMFFGYAGKNGHAYRSIGKVLIDRGEVARENMSMQAIRQWADTHSPAEVRELLEQNPSFVFFKPEPFAPVRGASGVPLIAKASVASDRSLIPAGTTLLAEVPELNDKGKFTGKYHMRLMVALDVGGAIKGQHFDMYQGIGPDAGHSAGFYNHYGRVWVLKSAQNGKPLFTAYAPSN from the coding sequence ATGAAAGGACGTTGGAGTAAATATCTGCTGGGTGGTCTGGTGTTAGCGGTGCTGGCGGGGTGTTCTTCGCGACCGACTGACCGGGGCCAGCAGTATAAAGATGGCCGTCTGGATAATGCGCTTGAATATGTGAATGAGCCGAATGCTACAGGCAAGCCGGTAAATGCGCTGGATTACTCTAATCAGGTCGCTGCGGTACAAATTGCCTCTTCTTCTTTATATGGTCGTAATAACACGACATTCCAGGCTGTTGAACAATGGCTGCGCTCCGGGGCTGATACCCGCAATCTTAGCCAGTACGGCATCAGCGCCTATCAGATGGAAGGTGCTGACAATTTTGGTAACGTGCAACTGACCGGCTATTACACGCCAGTTGTGCAGGCGCGCTACACCCGTCAGGGCGAATTCCAGTATCCGCTGTACCGTATGCCGCCTAAACGCGGTCGTCTGCCCGATCGTGCTTCGATTTACTCCGGTGCCCTGAGTGATAACTATGTGGTGGCCTGGACCAACTCCCTGATGGATAACTTTATGATGGAAGTACAGGGCAGCGGTTATGTCGATTACGGCGATGGTCGCCCGTTCATGTTCTTCGGTTATGCGGGCAAGAATGGTCACGCTTACCGCAGTATCGGCAAAGTGCTGATCGACCGCGGTGAAGTGGCGCGTGAGAATATGTCTATGCAGGCGATCCGCCAGTGGGCAGATACTCACAGCCCGGCAGAAGTGCGTGAATTGCTGGAACAGAATCCGTCATTCGTTTTCTTCAAGCCTGAACCTTTCGCGCCAGTTCGCGGTGCCAGCGGTGTGCCGCTGATTGCCAAAGCCTCTGTAGCTTCTGACCGTTCGCTGATCCCGGCGGGTACTACCTTGCTGGCGGAAGTGCCGGAGCTTAACGATAAAGGCAAGTTTACCGGTAAATATCATATGCGTCTGATGGTCGCACTGGATGTTGGTGGTGCGATTAAAGGACAACATTTCGATATGTATCAGGGGATTGGTCCTGACGCTGGCCACTCCGCAGGATTTTATAATCACTATGGACGCGTCTGGGTGTTAAAATCAGCGCAGAACGGCAAGCCGTTGTTCACGGCATACGCGCCATCCAACTAG
- the tcdA gene encoding tRNA cyclic N6-threonylcarbamoyladenosine(37) synthase TcdA, protein MTATYSDAYQQRFGGTARLYGQQSLELFSQAHICVIGIGGVGSWAAEALARTGIGAITLIDMDDVCVTNTNRQIHALRENVGQAKTEIMAQRILAINPECKVTCIDDFITPDNVAEMLDHGFSYVIDAIDSVRPKAALLAYCRRYKIPVVTTGGAGGQIDPTQIAVVDLAKTIQDPLAAKLRERLKNDFNVVKNSKGKLGIDCVFSSEPLMYPQADGSVCAAKASAEGPKRMDCASGFGAATMVTATFGFVAVSHVLKKMMAKAQRQAQAA, encoded by the coding sequence ATGACAGCGACTTACTCCGACGCTTATCAGCAACGTTTTGGCGGAACTGCCCGGCTTTATGGTCAGCAATCGCTGGAGCTGTTCTCGCAGGCGCATATCTGTGTGATTGGTATTGGCGGAGTGGGGTCATGGGCTGCGGAAGCGCTGGCCCGCACCGGTATTGGCGCGATCACGCTGATTGATATGGATGATGTGTGTGTGACCAACACCAACCGTCAAATCCATGCGTTACGTGAAAACGTCGGGCAGGCAAAAACGGAAATTATGGCGCAGCGCATTCTGGCGATTAATCCGGAGTGCAAAGTCACCTGCATTGATGATTTTATTACGCCGGATAACGTGGCTGAGATGCTCGATCACGGATTCAGCTATGTCATTGATGCTATCGACAGCGTCCGGCCTAAAGCCGCGCTGCTGGCCTATTGCCGTCGTTATAAAATTCCGGTGGTGACGACGGGCGGTGCGGGTGGTCAGATTGATCCGACCCAAATTGCTGTCGTGGATCTGGCGAAAACCATTCAGGATCCGCTGGCGGCAAAACTGCGTGAACGTCTGAAAAATGATTTCAACGTGGTGAAAAACAGCAAAGGTAAGCTCGGAATTGACTGTGTGTTTTCCAGCGAGCCGTTGATGTATCCGCAGGCTGATGGCTCGGTATGTGCTGCAAAGGCAAGCGCAGAAGGCCCTAAACGCATGGATTGCGCGTCTGGTTTTGGGGCTGCAACGATGGTTACCGCGACGTTTGGTTTTGTCGCGGTATCCCACGTACTGAAGAAGATGATGGCTAAGGCGCAGCGTCAGGCTCAGGCAGCCTGA
- the csdE gene encoding cysteine desulfurase sulfur acceptor subunit CsdE, giving the protein MLAPHPFGHEITESSLTEKFASFRQWEDRYRQLILLAKSLPPLDTTLKTPENELSGCENRVWLGAEKAVNGTMHFYGDSEGRIVKGLLAVLLTAVEGKTPDEILMRDPLALFDVLGLREQLSTSRSSGLHALAEGVIALARQAA; this is encoded by the coding sequence ATGTTAGCGCCACATCCTTTCGGCCATGAGATCACTGAATCCTCACTGACCGAAAAATTCGCGTCATTCCGTCAGTGGGAAGACCGCTACCGTCAGTTAATCCTGCTGGCGAAATCTTTGCCACCGCTGGATACGACGTTGAAAACGCCGGAAAATGAGCTGTCTGGTTGTGAAAACCGGGTATGGCTAGGCGCGGAAAAAGCGGTGAATGGAACAATGCATTTCTATGGTGACAGCGAAGGAAGGATCGTTAAAGGTTTGCTGGCAGTGCTACTGACCGCCGTGGAAGGCAAAACGCCAGACGAGATTTTAATGCGGGATCCGCTGGCGCTGTTTGATGTATTGGGGTTGCGTGAGCAACTGAGTACCAGCCGCTCCAGCGGGCTTCATGCGCTGGCAGAAGGCGTAATCGCCCTGGCTCGTCAGGCTGCCTGA
- the csdA gene encoding cysteine desulfurase CsdA, producing MTDFNPADFRQQFPALSQGQCYLDSAATALKPQAVIEATVNFYSQEGATVHRSQYHAAQTLTDDYEQARRLVAQWINAPHSADIVWTRGTTESINLVAQSWLRPRLQPGDEIIVSQAEHHANLIPWLMVAQQCQAQVITLPVDECGIPDITALSVLLNNKTRLLALTQMSNVTGGIPDIARAVELAHANDTPVLIDGAQGVVHCSPDVQQLDIDFYAFSGHKLYGPTGIGVLYGKTKLLENMAPWQGGGKMLTQASMTGFTPQAVPHRFEAGTPNIAGVIGMSAALKWLKTVDLQAAEKYTQNLASLAEEQLTQIEGFRSFRCQNASLLAFDIAGVHHSDLVTLLAEQGIALRAGQHCAQPLMDALGISGTLRASFAPYNNEQDVMRLVRAVKYAFDLLAD from the coding sequence ATGACTGATTTTAACCCCGCAGATTTTCGTCAACAGTTTCCTGCGTTGTCTCAGGGGCAATGTTATCTCGACAGTGCCGCCACCGCCCTGAAGCCGCAGGCGGTGATCGAGGCCACTGTAAATTTCTACTCTCAGGAAGGAGCCACCGTGCACCGCAGCCAGTATCATGCGGCGCAAACCCTGACAGATGACTACGAGCAGGCCAGAAGGCTGGTGGCGCAGTGGATCAACGCGCCGCATTCCGCAGATATCGTCTGGACGCGGGGAACCACGGAGTCCATAAATCTGGTGGCACAAAGCTGGCTACGCCCTCGACTGCAACCGGGTGATGAGATTATTGTCAGTCAGGCGGAACATCACGCTAACCTCATTCCGTGGCTGATGGTCGCACAACAATGTCAGGCGCAGGTGATCACGCTGCCAGTGGATGAGTGCGGCATTCCTGATATCACCGCCCTTTCCGTCCTGCTGAACAACAAAACCCGCTTGCTGGCACTGACGCAAATGTCGAATGTTACCGGCGGAATACCCGATATAGCCCGTGCCGTTGAACTGGCACACGCTAACGACACGCCCGTTCTGATCGATGGCGCACAAGGCGTTGTTCATTGTTCGCCAGACGTTCAACAACTCGATATCGACTTTTATGCCTTCTCCGGCCATAAGCTTTACGGGCCGACAGGCATCGGCGTGCTGTATGGCAAAACTAAATTGCTCGAGAATATGGCACCGTGGCAGGGCGGCGGGAAAATGCTGACCCAGGCTTCCATGACCGGTTTTACACCGCAGGCCGTGCCCCACCGCTTCGAAGCGGGTACGCCTAACATTGCCGGTGTGATCGGGATGTCAGCAGCGCTGAAATGGTTAAAAACCGTAGATCTGCAAGCGGCAGAGAAATATACACAAAATCTGGCGAGTCTGGCTGAAGAGCAGCTTACGCAGATTGAGGGTTTCCGCAGTTTCCGCTGTCAGAATGCCTCACTTCTGGCATTCGATATCGCCGGTGTGCATCACAGTGACCTTGTGACATTGCTGGCTGAACAAGGCATTGCCTTGCGCGCCGGACAGCATTGCGCCCAGCCATTGATGGATGCTCTGGGCATCAGCGGCACATTACGGGCTTCATTTGCGCCGTATAATAATGAACAGGACGTCATGCGGCTGGTCAGGGCAGTAAAATATGCTTTCGATCTGTTAGCCGACTAA
- a CDS encoding YgdI/YgdR family lipoprotein, with the protein MKKIAAVISAALLTTTLAACSSNYVMHTNDGRTIVAEGKPSTDSDTGMISYTDAYGNKQQINKSEIKEMAEGN; encoded by the coding sequence ATGAAGAAGATCGCCGCCGTAATTTCAGCTGCACTGCTGACGACAACACTTGCCGCCTGTTCGAGCAACTACGTGATGCATACCAACGATGGCCGCACCATTGTTGCTGAAGGCAAACCTAGCACCGACAGTGATACCGGTATGATCAGTTATACCGATGCGTATGGCAATAAGCAGCAGATCAATAAATCTGAAATCAAAGAAATGGCAGAAGGGAATTGA
- a CDS encoding transcriptional regulator GcvA, with product MSKRLPPLNSLRVFDAAARHLSFTKAAEELFVTQAAVSHQIKSLEDFLGLKLFRRRNRSLLLSEEGQSYYLDIKEIFSALNEATRKLQARSAKGALTVSLPPSFAIQWLVPRLSGFNSAYPGIDVRIQAVDREEDKLADDVDVAIFHGRGNWPGLRAERLYAEYLLPVCSPSLLMGDNPLKEPADLSHHTLLHDASRRDWLAYTKQLGLQQVNVQQGPIFSHSAMVVQAAVHGQGIALVNNVMAQTEIEAGRLVCPFSEVLISKNAFYLVCHDSQAELGKIAAFRQWILARAASEQEKLRFRFDQA from the coding sequence ATGTCAAAACGTTTACCGCCTTTGAATTCTCTGCGGGTGTTTGATGCCGCAGCGCGTCACCTTAGTTTTACTAAGGCTGCCGAGGAACTGTTCGTCACGCAGGCCGCTGTTAGCCACCAGATTAAGTCACTTGAGGACTTTTTAGGGTTAAAACTGTTTCGCCGCCGCAATCGCTCTTTGTTACTGAGCGAAGAAGGGCAGAGCTATTATCTGGATATCAAAGAGATATTCTCTGCTCTGAATGAGGCCACACGTAAACTTCAGGCACGCAGTGCCAAAGGCGCGCTGACCGTCAGTTTACCGCCCAGTTTTGCGATTCAATGGCTGGTGCCAAGATTGTCTGGCTTTAACTCAGCTTATCCGGGCATCGATGTACGCATCCAGGCGGTAGACCGTGAAGAAGATAAATTGGCCGACGATGTCGACGTCGCCATATTCCATGGTCGGGGTAACTGGCCGGGGCTACGGGCAGAGCGATTGTATGCGGAGTATTTACTGCCGGTTTGTTCTCCTTCGTTGCTGATGGGGGATAATCCGCTGAAGGAACCCGCCGATTTAAGTCATCACACACTGCTGCACGATGCTTCCCGTCGGGACTGGCTGGCGTACACCAAACAGCTTGGGTTGCAGCAGGTGAATGTGCAGCAGGGGCCTATTTTCAGCCACAGTGCGATGGTGGTTCAGGCCGCCGTTCACGGGCAGGGTATTGCGCTGGTGAATAATGTCATGGCACAGACTGAGATTGAGGCCGGACGTCTGGTGTGTCCGTTCAGTGAAGTTTTAATTAGTAAAAATGCTTTTTATCTGGTTTGTCATGACAGTCAGGCAGAACTGGGTAAAATAGCCGCCTTTCGTCAGTGGATCCTCGCCCGTGCAGCCAGCGAGCAGGAAAAACTGCGCTTTCGTTTCGATCAGGCCTGA
- a CDS encoding DUF423 domain-containing protein, translating into MTSRSMLIFAAISGFIYVAFGAFGAHVLSQSLGEAEMAWIHTGLTYQSIHTLVVMILGVAMQRQRNVWFYWSSAFLALGTVLFSGSLYCLALSHLRLFVFVTPIGGTLFLVGWILLLIGALRLKKKAERHE; encoded by the coding sequence ATGACCAGTCGTTCAATGTTGATTTTCGCCGCTATCAGCGGTTTTATCTACGTCGCTTTCGGTGCTTTTGGCGCACATGTGTTGAGCCAGTCGCTCGGCGAAGCGGAAATGGCATGGATCCATACCGGGTTAACTTATCAAAGCATTCATACGCTGGTAGTGATGATTCTGGGTGTTGCGATGCAGCGCCAGCGCAATGTGTGGTTCTACTGGAGCAGCGCCTTTTTAGCGCTGGGAACCGTTTTATTCAGCGGCAGCCTTTATTGTCTGGCGCTGTCACATCTCCGTTTGTTCGTTTTTGTCACTCCGATTGGCGGTACCTTGTTCCTGGTCGGTTGGATTTTGTTGTTGATCGGCGCATTGCGCCTGAAGAAAAAGGCCGAACGCCATGAATAA
- the rlmM gene encoding 23S rRNA (cytidine(2498)-2'-O)-methyltransferase RlmM: MNKLALYCRQGFEKECAAEITDKAAKMEIFGFARVKENSGYVLFECYQPDDADRIAKELPFRELIFARQLIVVGELLKDLPPEDRVSPIVGMVQNVITNGGELRVEVPDTNESKELTKFCRKLTVPLRSAMRECKVLGKKENALRPVVHVFFIAPGCCYVGYSYSNNNSPFYMGIPRLKFPSEAPSRSTLKLEEAFHVFIPADEWDERLASGMYAVDLGACPGGWTYQLTQRSMMVTAVDNGPMAPSLMETGQVIHLREDGFRYKSTSTKNYWLVCDMVEKPAKVAALMCDWLVNGWCREAIFNLKLPMKKRYEEVSNILERIDERLKENGVNAEIFAKQLYHDREEVTVHIRRFWSAIGGRRDERDR, encoded by the coding sequence ATGAATAAACTTGCTCTCTACTGCCGTCAGGGTTTTGAAAAAGAATGCGCAGCAGAAATTACTGACAAAGCTGCGAAGATGGAAATCTTCGGTTTTGCCCGCGTGAAAGAAAACAGCGGTTATGTGCTGTTTGAATGCTATCAACCAGATGATGCTGACCGTATCGCCAAAGAACTGCCCTTCCGCGAGCTGATTTTTGCCCGTCAGTTGATCGTGGTGGGAGAGTTGCTGAAAGATTTGCCGCCGGAAGATCGTGTTTCTCCGATTGTCGGCATGGTTCAGAACGTGATTACCAACGGTGGTGAGCTTCGCGTTGAAGTGCCTGATACCAATGAAAGCAAAGAGCTGACCAAGTTCTGCCGCAAACTGACTGTGCCGCTGCGTTCCGCGATGCGCGAATGCAAAGTGCTGGGCAAGAAAGAGAATGCGCTGCGTCCGGTAGTGCATGTGTTCTTTATCGCCCCGGGTTGCTGCTATGTGGGGTATTCCTACAGCAATAACAATTCACCGTTCTATATGGGTATTCCGCGCCTCAAGTTTCCTTCCGAAGCGCCAAGCCGTTCAACGCTGAAACTGGAAGAAGCTTTCCATGTCTTTATTCCGGCTGATGAGTGGGATGAACGTCTGGCAAGTGGCATGTACGCGGTGGATTTAGGCGCGTGTCCTGGCGGCTGGACGTATCAGCTGACACAACGCAGCATGATGGTCACGGCTGTCGACAACGGTCCGATGGCACCCAGCCTGATGGAAACCGGTCAGGTGATTCATCTGCGTGAAGACGGCTTCCGTTACAAATCCACCAGCACTAAGAACTACTGGCTGGTGTGTGACATGGTCGAAAAACCGGCTAAAGTGGCTGCGCTGATGTGTGACTGGCTGGTCAACGGCTGGTGCCGTGAGGCGATCTTTAACCTGAAGTTGCCGATGAAAAAGCGTTACGAAGAAGTCTCTAATATTCTTGAACGCATCGACGAACGTCTGAAAGAAAATGGCGTGAATGCCGAGATCTTCGCGAAGCAGCTTTATCACGATCGCGAAGAAGTCACCGTGCATATCCGCCGTTTCTGGTCGGCTATTGGCGGACGCCGCGACGAGCGTGATCGCTGA
- the xni gene encoding flap endonuclease Xni has translation MAIHLLIIDALNLIRRIHAVQGSPCLITCQNAIGQLIQHTQPTHAVAVFDEDDRADSWRHQCLPDYKAGRSPMPDNLVAEMPSLKAGFEGLGIACWHSAGNEADDLAATLAAKVSSGGHQVTIVSTDKGYCQLLAPNIQIRDYFQKRWLDMPFVQETFGVLPQQLTDYWGLAGISSSKIPGVPGIGPKTAVTLLTQTGSLDELYDNLEGVPEKWRKKLEEHRELAYACKRVSTLQTDVALDGNLQQLRLP, from the coding sequence ATGGCAATACATCTGCTGATTATTGATGCCCTGAACCTGATCCGCCGTATCCATGCGGTTCAGGGTTCGCCTTGTCTGATTACCTGCCAGAACGCCATAGGTCAGCTGATTCAGCATACTCAGCCCACACATGCCGTTGCCGTATTTGACGAAGATGACCGGGCAGACAGTTGGCGTCATCAGTGTCTGCCCGACTACAAAGCCGGGCGCTCACCAATGCCAGATAATCTGGTTGCGGAAATGCCCAGCCTGAAAGCCGGTTTTGAAGGGCTAGGCATTGCCTGCTGGCATTCTGCAGGTAATGAAGCAGACGACCTGGCGGCAACACTGGCCGCGAAAGTGTCATCCGGCGGCCATCAGGTCACCATCGTTTCAACCGATAAAGGGTACTGTCAGTTACTGGCACCCAATATTCAGATCCGCGATTACTTCCAGAAACGCTGGCTGGATATGCCGTTTGTTCAGGAAACGTTTGGCGTATTGCCACAGCAACTCACCGATTACTGGGGTCTGGCCGGGATCAGCAGCAGTAAAATCCCGGGAGTGCCGGGAATAGGCCCGAAGACGGCGGTCACGTTACTGACGCAGACCGGATCGCTGGATGAGCTTTACGACAATCTGGAAGGCGTGCCGGAAAAATGGCGTAAAAAACTCGAAGAGCACCGTGAACTGGCGTATGCCTGCAAACGTGTATCAACGCTGCAAACCGACGTCGCGCTGGATGGCAATTTGCAGCAACTGCGTTTGCCATAA
- the ppnN gene encoding nucleotide 5'-monophosphate nucleosidase PpnN yields MITHISPLGSMDLLSQLEVDMLKRTASSDLYRLFRNCSLAVLNSGSQTDSSKELLDRYESFDINVLRRERGVKLELVNPPEDAFVDGRIIRSLQANLFAVLRDILFVSGQIDNAGRFQHLNTKNSAHLTNLVFSILRNARALHLDEDPNMVVCWGGHSINEIEYQYARNVGSQLGLRELNICTGCGPGAMEAPMKGAAVGHAQQRYKAGRFIGMTEPSIIAAEPPNPLVNELIIMPDIEKRLEAFVRIAHGIIIFPGGVGTAEELLYLLGILMDPENSDQVLPLILTGPKESADYFHVLDAFIKETLGEEACKFYTIIIDDPTEVARQMKRAMPLVKENRRNSGDAYSFNWSIRIAPDLQHPFEPNHENMANLNLYPNQPPQELAAALRRAFSGIVAGNVKEFGIHAIEKHGRFKLHGDPALMKKMDSLLQGFVAQHRMKLPGSAYIPCYEICA; encoded by the coding sequence TTGATTACACATATCAGCCCGTTAGGCTCAATGGATTTGTTGTCGCAGCTGGAAGTCGACATGCTCAAACGTACTGCGAGCAGCGACCTCTATCGTCTTTTCCGAAATTGTTCACTGGCCGTGCTTAACAGCGGCAGCCAGACTGACAGCAGTAAAGAGCTTCTCGACCGTTACGAAAGCTTTGATATCAATGTGCTGCGCAGAGAGCGTGGCGTGAAACTGGAACTGGTAAACCCACCGGAAGACGCATTTGTGGATGGCCGGATTATCCGCTCATTACAGGCCAACCTGTTTGCTGTACTGCGCGATATTCTGTTCGTGAGCGGGCAAATTGACAACGCCGGTCGTTTTCAGCACCTGAATACCAAAAACTCAGCGCATCTGACCAATCTGGTGTTCTCTATCTTACGCAATGCCCGCGCCCTGCATCTGGATGAAGATCCGAACATGGTGGTTTGCTGGGGCGGACATTCAATTAATGAAATTGAATATCAGTATGCCCGTAACGTCGGCAGTCAGCTGGGTCTGCGTGAACTGAACATTTGTACCGGCTGTGGCCCGGGCGCAATGGAAGCCCCGATGAAAGGCGCCGCCGTCGGCCACGCGCAACAGCGCTACAAAGCCGGCCGCTTTATCGGCATGACAGAACCGTCGATTATTGCTGCTGAGCCGCCTAATCCACTGGTCAACGAACTGATCATCATGCCGGATATCGAAAAACGGCTTGAGGCGTTCGTGCGCATTGCGCACGGGATCATTATCTTCCCTGGCGGTGTAGGTACCGCAGAAGAATTACTGTATCTGCTGGGCATTCTGATGGATCCGGAAAACAGCGATCAGGTTTTACCGCTGATCCTCACCGGCCCGAAAGAAAGCGCGGATTACTTCCACGTTCTTGATGCCTTCATTAAAGAAACGCTGGGTGAAGAAGCCTGTAAGTTCTACACCATCATCATCGACGATCCGACAGAAGTCGCCCGTCAGATGAAACGCGCCATGCCGCTGGTGAAAGAAAACCGTCGTAACAGCGGAGATGCCTACAGTTTCAACTGGTCGATTCGCATTGCGCCCGATTTGCAGCACCCGTTCGAACCGAATCATGAAAACATGGCGAACCTGAATCTTTATCCTAACCAGCCACCGCAGGAACTGGCCGCCGCACTGCGCCGCGCCTTCTCCGGTATTGTGGCCGGTAACGTGAAAGAATTTGGGATCCACGCCATCGAAAAACATGGTCGCTTCAAGCTGCACGGCGATCCGGCTTTAATGAAAAAAATGGACAGCCTGCTGCAAGGTTTCGTCGCCCAGCACCGTATGAAATTGCCGGGCAGCGCATATATTCCTTGCTATGAGATTTGTGCCTGA
- the queF gene encoding NADPH-dependent 7-cyano-7-deazaguanine reductase QueF (Catalyzes the NADPH-dependent reduction of 7-cyano-7-deazaguanine (preQ0) to 7-aminomethyl-7-deazaguanine (preQ1) in queuosine biosynthesis): MSSYQDNPALAQLTLGKSTAYVDQYDASLLQAVPRSMNREPLGLYPDNLPFHGADIWTLYELSWLNAKGLPQVAVGEISLNANSQNLIESKSFKLYLNSFNQTVFADWQAVKETLTRDLSACAQGEVTVSVSRLSEIEGSAVGHFDGVCIDEQDIEIDSYEFSTDYLANAKGAEIVEESLVSHLLKSNCLITHQPDWGSVQVQYRGPKIDHEALLRYLVSFRHHNEFHEQCVERIFNDLLRFCQPEKLAVYARYTRRGGLDINPWRSNFPFEPATARLVRQ, from the coding sequence ATGTCCTCATATCAGGATAACCCCGCCCTGGCGCAACTGACGCTGGGTAAAAGTACGGCTTATGTCGATCAATACGACGCGTCTTTATTGCAGGCCGTTCCGCGCAGCATGAACCGTGAACCGCTGGGTTTATATCCGGACAACTTACCGTTTCATGGCGCAGATATCTGGACGCTGTATGAACTGTCGTGGCTCAATGCCAAAGGCCTGCCGCAGGTTGCCGTGGGTGAAATCAGTCTGAATGCCAACAGCCAGAATCTGATCGAATCCAAAAGCTTCAAGCTCTATCTGAACAGCTTCAACCAGACCGTTTTCGCGGACTGGCAGGCGGTCAAGGAAACATTAACCCGTGATTTAAGCGCCTGCGCGCAAGGCGAAGTCACGGTGAGCGTCAGCCGTCTGTCTGAGATTGAAGGTTCAGCGGTTGGGCATTTTGACGGTGTTTGCATCGATGAGCAGGATATTGAGATCGACAGTTACGAGTTCAGCACGGATTATCTGGCCAATGCTAAAGGTGCTGAGATCGTTGAAGAGTCGCTGGTCAGTCATCTGCTGAAATCCAACTGCCTGATCACCCATCAGCCAGACTGGGGTTCCGTTCAGGTCCAATATCGCGGCCCGAAAATCGACCATGAAGCGCTGCTGCGTTACCTGGTTTCTTTCCGCCATCACAATGAATTCCACGAACAATGCGTTGAACGCATCTTTAATGATTTGCTGCGTTTCTGCCAGCCGGAAAAGCTTGCCGTTTATGCGCGCTATACACGCCGCGGTGGTCTGGACATCAATCCATGGAGATCCAACTTCCCGTTTGAACCTGCAACCGCGCGACTTGTCAGACAATAA